A stretch of Gymnodinialimonas phycosphaerae DNA encodes these proteins:
- the addA gene encoding double-strand break repair helicase AddA — MDDATRAQTIAADPATSTWLGANAGSGKTRVLTDRVARLLLDGVPPERILCLTYTKAAAMEMQNRLFSRLGAWAMKDDGALHDTLTAIGVPTARLDPDLLDRARTLFARAIEAPGGLKIQTIHSFCASVLRRFPLEARVSPAFTEIDERVQARLLADLLDDMAETEAGREALDFVAPYLSGDDGIIALAKNVAGHAEALSTPADWDAICHFAGIDVGLTEEDIFATALTGDEADLFHVLRTHLDPKTKTHVKLGDDLAALDLDPPTVETLKELERIFVFQSGAKQGQPRIDGIANAKVRKAMGAAAEALNDLAERIAEARPLRTGLETARKTHALHQFAARFLPAYARAKEARGWLDFDDLIDKTRALLSVSKVAQWVLFRLDGGIDHILVDEAQDTAPRQWDIVQRLAEDFAAGQGARADVQRTIFVVGDKKQSIYSFQGADPSEFDRMRAHFKARLEEINAPFQDAALIHSFRSAAPILALVDRVAEGLGAPGLGDEITHRAFFDAKPGRVDLWPHIPKGETTTKPAWDDPQDLVSEDHHSSVLAKTLAEQIGAMIEAPPMIEVDGKTRALTAGDILILVRSRSPLFHKIIAELKRAHLPVAGVDRSQLTSPLAVKDLMALCRFLATPEDDLSLACVLRSPLCGVSEAQLYDLAHGRPGFLWSAMRDRADDFPEAHGMLSDLRDRTDFDKPYDLLERALIRHDGRRRMIARLGPEAEDAVDAMLAQALAYEATEVPSLTGFVGWLDSGDVQVKRDLSQATGQIRVMTVHGAKGLEAPVVILPDCAQHSSRSGTVTLLQPDDGPLVWSPGKGDETDAVLAAAEARKQRDAEEANRLLYVALTRAETWLIVAASGGLGQADDASWYKIVADAMDAMGAMPLTVGGLPEPGLRLQTGDWPKGTKPASSDSTRAALPAYATTPAPAPVKDKPARNPSDLGGAKALPGVGDETDTAMQRGTITHLLLEHLPHLPPAAWPAAAPGIAALEAPDLPPDALAPMLEEATRVLTAPDLADLFTDASLAEVEITGYSQTLQADVIGIIDRLIVTPTRVTAVDFKTNATVPATPQDTPEGVLRQMGAYAEILAAIYPDRDICTAILWSRTAHLMALPHDIVSAALKRASCA, encoded by the coding sequence ATGGATGACGCCACCCGCGCCCAGACCATTGCCGCTGATCCCGCCACCTCGACCTGGCTGGGGGCGAATGCGGGCTCGGGCAAGACCCGCGTTCTGACAGACCGCGTGGCGCGGCTGTTGCTGGATGGTGTCCCGCCCGAGCGTATCCTGTGCCTGACCTACACCAAGGCCGCCGCGATGGAGATGCAGAACCGCCTGTTCTCGCGCCTCGGTGCCTGGGCAATGAAGGACGACGGTGCCTTGCACGACACGCTGACCGCCATCGGCGTGCCCACGGCGCGGCTGGACCCGGACCTGCTGGACCGCGCCCGCACGCTGTTTGCCCGCGCGATCGAGGCGCCGGGCGGGCTGAAGATCCAGACCATCCATTCGTTCTGCGCCTCGGTCCTGCGGCGCTTCCCGCTGGAGGCCCGCGTCAGCCCCGCCTTCACCGAGATCGACGAGCGCGTGCAGGCGCGGCTTCTGGCCGATCTGCTGGACGACATGGCCGAGACGGAGGCAGGCCGCGAGGCGCTTGATTTCGTCGCGCCGTATCTGTCGGGCGACGATGGCATCATCGCGTTGGCCAAGAACGTGGCAGGCCATGCCGAGGCGCTGAGTACGCCCGCCGACTGGGACGCGATCTGCCACTTCGCGGGCATCGATGTGGGGCTGACCGAGGAAGACATCTTCGCCACGGCCCTTACCGGCGACGAGGCGGATTTGTTCCACGTCCTGCGCACGCACCTCGACCCCAAGACGAAGACCCATGTGAAACTGGGCGACGATCTGGCGGCGTTGGATCTGGACCCGCCGACGGTTGAGACGCTCAAGGAGTTGGAGCGCATTTTCGTGTTCCAATCCGGGGCGAAACAGGGTCAGCCCCGGATCGACGGCATTGCCAACGCCAAGGTGCGCAAGGCGATGGGCGCCGCGGCAGAGGCGCTCAACGATCTTGCAGAACGCATCGCCGAGGCCCGCCCCCTGCGCACGGGCCTTGAGACGGCGCGGAAAACCCACGCGCTGCACCAGTTCGCCGCCCGCTTCCTGCCCGCCTATGCCCGCGCGAAAGAGGCGCGCGGCTGGCTCGACTTCGACGACCTGATCGACAAGACCCGCGCGCTTTTGTCCGTCAGCAAGGTGGCACAATGGGTGCTGTTCCGGCTGGATGGCGGCATCGACCATATTCTGGTCGATGAGGCGCAAGACACCGCGCCGCGCCAATGGGACATCGTGCAGCGCCTGGCCGAGGATTTCGCCGCCGGGCAAGGTGCGCGGGCGGACGTGCAGCGCACGATCTTCGTGGTCGGCGACAAGAAACAATCGATCTACTCGTTCCAAGGGGCCGACCCGTCGGAATTCGACCGCATGCGGGCGCATTTCAAAGCCCGCCTGGAGGAAATCAACGCCCCGTTTCAGGACGCCGCCCTGATCCATTCGTTCCGCTCTGCCGCGCCGATCCTGGCGCTGGTGGACCGCGTTGCCGAAGGCCTTGGCGCGCCCGGCCTGGGGGACGAGATCACGCATAGGGCGTTCTTCGACGCCAAGCCGGGGCGCGTGGATTTGTGGCCGCATATCCCCAAGGGGGAGACCACGACAAAGCCCGCGTGGGACGATCCGCAGGACCTGGTAAGCGAGGATCACCATTCCTCGGTGCTGGCCAAGACCCTGGCCGAGCAGATCGGCGCGATGATCGAGGCCCCGCCAATGATCGAGGTGGACGGCAAGACGCGCGCGCTGACGGCGGGCGATATCCTGATCCTCGTGCGCTCCCGCTCTCCGCTGTTTCACAAGATCATCGCTGAATTGAAGCGCGCGCATTTGCCCGTGGCGGGAGTCGACCGCTCGCAATTGACCTCGCCTTTGGCGGTGAAGGACCTGATGGCGCTGTGTCGGTTCCTCGCCACGCCCGAGGATGATTTGTCCTTGGCCTGCGTGCTGCGGTCGCCCCTGTGCGGAGTGTCGGAAGCGCAGCTTTACGACCTTGCCCATGGCCGCCCCGGATTCCTTTGGTCTGCGATGCGCGACCGCGCCGATGACTTCCCCGAGGCCCACGGAATGCTCAGCGACCTGCGAGATCGGACGGACTTCGACAAGCCCTACGACCTGCTGGAACGCGCCTTGATCCGCCACGACGGGCGGCGGCGGATGATCGCGCGGCTGGGACCCGAGGCCGAGGACGCCGTGGACGCGATGCTGGCCCAGGCGCTGGCCTATGAAGCGACAGAGGTGCCGTCGCTGACGGGCTTTGTCGGTTGGCTCGATTCCGGTGACGTGCAGGTGAAGCGGGACCTGTCCCAGGCCACCGGCCAGATCCGCGTGATGACGGTTCACGGCGCCAAGGGGCTGGAGGCCCCGGTGGTGATCCTGCCCGATTGCGCGCAACATTCCAGTCGTTCCGGCACGGTGACGCTGTTGCAGCCAGACGATGGCCCGCTGGTCTGGTCCCCCGGAAAAGGCGACGAGACCGACGCCGTTTTGGCGGCCGCCGAGGCAAGGAAACAACGCGATGCGGAAGAGGCGAACCGCCTGCTTTACGTGGCCCTGACACGGGCGGAAACATGGCTGATCGTTGCGGCGTCCGGCGGGTTGGGCCAGGCGGACGATGCCTCGTGGTACAAGATCGTTGCCGACGCGATGGACGCGATGGGGGCCATGCCCCTGACTGTCGGCGGGCTGCCGGAACCTGGGCTGCGGCTGCAAACCGGCGACTGGCCCAAGGGCACAAAGCCCGCAAGCTCTGACAGCACGCGCGCCGCCCTTCCCGCCTATGCGACCACGCCTGCGCCCGCACCGGTGAAGGACAAACCGGCGCGCAATCCGTCGGACCTTGGCGGGGCCAAGGCCTTGCCCGGCGTGGGCGACGAAACCGACACCGCGATGCAGCGCGGCACGATTACCCACCTTTTGCTGGAACATCTGCCGCACCTGCCCCCCGCCGCCTGGCCCGCTGCCGCCCCCGGCATCGCCGCGTTGGAGGCCCCTGATCTGCCGCCCGACGCCCTTGCCCCCATGCTGGAGGAGGCGACGCGCGTGTTGACCGCGCCCGACCTTGCAGACCTGTTCACCGATGCCTCGCTGGCCGAGGTGGAGATCACAGGCTATTCCCAAACGCTGCAAGCCGACGTGATCGGCATCATCGACCGGCTGATCGTGACGCCCACGCGTGTCACCGCAGTGGATTTCAAGACCAACGCAACGGTGCCCGCCACACCGCAGGACACGCCCGAAGGCGTCCTGCGCCAGATGGGTGCCTATGCCGAGATCCTGGCCGCGATCTATCCCGATCGCGATATCTGCACCGCAATTCTTTGGTCACGCACCGCCCATTTGATGGCTTTGCCACACGATATCGTGTCTGCCGCGCTCAAACGCGCAAGCTGTGCTTGA
- the trxA gene encoding thioredoxin — MATTAVTDATFETEVIQSDIPVVVDFWAEWCGPCKQIGPALEELSDEYAGRVKIVKLNVDENGATPMQLGVRGIPALFMFNGGEVVSNKVGAAPKAALQKWIDDAV, encoded by the coding sequence ATGGCGACCACCGCTGTAACCGACGCGACTTTTGAAACCGAAGTGATCCAGTCCGACATCCCCGTTGTCGTTGATTTCTGGGCCGAATGGTGCGGCCCCTGCAAGCAGATCGGCCCGGCCCTGGAAGAGCTGTCGGACGAATATGCCGGCCGCGTGAAAATCGTGAAGCTGAACGTGGATGAAAACGGCGCGACGCCGATGCAACTGGGCGTGCGCGGCATCCCGGCGCTGTTCATGTTCAATGGCGGCGAGGTCGTCTCGAACAAGGTCGGCGCGGCCCCCAAGGCGGCGCTGCAAAAGTGGATCGACGACGCCGTCTGA
- a CDS encoding ActR/PrrA/RegA family redox response regulator transcription factor, which produces MASNDRNLRDIGPDKSLLLIDDDEPFLRRLERAMEKRGFEVEAAGSVAAGTAIATARPPAYAVIDLRLEDGNGLDVVETLREKRPDTRIVVLTGYGAIATAVAAVKMGATDYLSKPADANDITSALLAEEEEMPPPPENPMSADRVRWEHIQRVYELCDRNVSETARRLNMHRRTLQRILAKRSPR; this is translated from the coding sequence ATGGCATCGAACGACCGCAATCTCCGAGACATCGGGCCGGACAAGTCGCTGCTGCTCATCGATGACGATGAACCGTTCCTGCGCCGTCTGGAACGGGCCATGGAAAAGCGCGGGTTTGAGGTTGAAGCCGCCGGGTCTGTCGCCGCTGGCACCGCCATCGCCACCGCGCGCCCGCCGGCCTATGCCGTGATCGACCTGCGGCTGGAGGACGGCAACGGATTGGACGTGGTGGAAACCCTGCGCGAAAAGCGCCCCGACACGCGGATCGTTGTGCTGACGGGTTATGGCGCGATCGCCACGGCGGTGGCCGCCGTGAAGATGGGCGCGACGGATTACCTGTCCAAGCCCGCTGACGCCAACGACATCACCTCCGCCCTGCTGGCCGAGGAAGAGGAAATGCCCCCGCCCCCGGAAAATCCGATGTCGGCGGATCGTGTGCGTTGGGAACATATCCAGCGCGTTTACGAATTGTGTGACCGCAACGTGTCCGAGACGGCGCGGCGGCTGAACATGCATCGCCGGACGTTGCAGCGCATCCTCGCCAAACGCTCTCCGCGATGA
- a CDS encoding LysR family transcriptional regulator yields the protein MDWRDIPSLSALRAFEAAARLGSLSEAARALNVTHAAIAAHVRALEAEFGQPLLRRSGRGMVPTQAGTELARDLGNGFAEIAAGVRALRQGREDRPVILTTTPSFAENWLMPCLAAFWSAHPDVPLTVQTSQKIVDLRRDGVDLAIRHGKGPWPGVDGVVLTHAKMVVVGKPGRYGPLPEDPTSAAAWEWVKGLPWLLDLSHVEFNQRLERLGVEPAGLTATALQSNALVLPACRGGVGVSAQPFALVEADIIDGRLEVLAEEIDSDYAYHLLHLPGPLSRRAQTFVTWMRRDARCIVGN from the coding sequence ATGGATTGGCGTGACATCCCCTCCCTCTCGGCGCTGCGCGCGTTCGAAGCGGCCGCGCGCCTGGGGTCACTCTCGGAGGCGGCGCGGGCGCTGAACGTGACCCACGCGGCCATCGCCGCCCATGTGCGTGCGCTGGAAGCTGAATTCGGCCAGCCCCTGCTGCGCCGATCCGGGCGGGGCATGGTGCCCACGCAGGCGGGCACGGAACTGGCCCGTGACCTTGGCAACGGCTTCGCCGAGATTGCCGCCGGGGTGCGCGCCCTCAGACAAGGGCGCGAGGATCGCCCCGTGATCCTGACCACCACGCCCAGTTTTGCCGAAAACTGGCTGATGCCCTGCCTTGCGGCGTTCTGGTCCGCGCATCCTGACGTCCCCCTGACGGTGCAAACCAGCCAGAAGATCGTGGACCTGCGGCGCGACGGCGTGGACCTTGCGATCCGTCACGGCAAAGGGCCGTGGCCGGGCGTGGACGGGGTCGTGCTGACCCACGCCAAGATGGTGGTGGTGGGCAAGCCCGGCCGGTACGGGCCCTTGCCCGAGGACCCGACCAGCGCCGCCGCTTGGGAATGGGTCAAGGGGCTGCCGTGGCTGCTGGACCTGTCGCACGTCGAATTCAATCAGCGCCTTGAACGGCTGGGGGTAGAGCCTGCCGGGCTGACCGCCACGGCCCTGCAATCCAACGCCCTGGTGTTACCCGCCTGCCGGGGCGGTGTAGGAGTGTCGGCGCAACCTTTCGCGTTGGTAGAGGCCGATATCATCGATGGCCGCCTTGAAGTGCTGGCGGAAGAAATCGACAGCGACTACGCCTATCACCTGTTGCACCTGCCCGGGCCGCTCAGCCGCAGGGCGCAAACCTTCGTCACATGGATGCGCCGCGATGCCCGATGCATCGTGGGCAACTGA
- a CDS encoding GNAT family N-acetyltransferase → MIIRPAHDLDAGEMAALLREIIAIGGTTALTGEVSRDDILGWMSTPRDGAAWHVAETEEGEILGFQYIRPNADLPPEAVNIATFAKPGRQGLGIGSRLFEATRKVAKDLGYTWINADIRADNESGLAYYQSRGFEDYGRIEGYRMADGRVVDKILKRLDL, encoded by the coding sequence ATGATCATCCGCCCCGCCCACGACCTTGATGCCGGGGAAATGGCCGCGCTGTTGCGGGAGATCATCGCCATCGGCGGCACCACCGCCCTTACCGGAGAGGTCAGCCGCGACGACATTCTTGGATGGATGAGCACCCCGCGTGACGGGGCCGCCTGGCACGTCGCCGAAACCGAGGAAGGCGAGATTCTCGGCTTCCAATACATCCGGCCCAACGCGGACCTGCCGCCCGAGGCGGTCAATATCGCGACATTTGCCAAGCCCGGCCGGCAGGGCCTTGGCATCGGCTCTAGACTGTTCGAGGCCACGCGCAAGGTCGCGAAGGACCTGGGCTACACGTGGATCAACGCCGATATCCGGGCCGACAACGAAAGCGGGCTGGCCTACTACCAGTCCCGCGGGTTCGAGGATTATGGCCGGATCGAGGGCTATCGGATGGCCGACGGGAGAGTGGTCGACAAGATCCTCAAGCGCCTCGACCTGTGA
- a CDS encoding HD domain-containing protein, with the protein MPKPQPRAWQRMLSGRRLDLLDPTPMDIEIEDIAHGLAFVARWNGQTHGDFAYSVAEHSILVADIHARLAPGGPVKWQLAALLHDAPEYVIGDMISPVKAAVGPGYGALDDRLTAAIHLRFGLPAVLPKSVKMLIKRADKISAWLEATQLAGFDAKEADKFFGHPDQGVIDGLTLHLRPPAQVRADFTKRHKSLLEAL; encoded by the coding sequence ATGCCAAAACCCCAACCCCGCGCGTGGCAACGCATGTTGTCGGGCCGCAGGCTTGACCTGCTGGACCCCACGCCGATGGATATCGAGATCGAGGATATCGCCCACGGCCTTGCCTTCGTGGCGCGTTGGAACGGCCAGACCCACGGCGATTTCGCGTATTCCGTGGCCGAGCATTCGATCCTCGTGGCCGACATCCACGCCCGCTTGGCGCCCGGTGGCCCGGTGAAATGGCAATTGGCGGCCCTGCTGCACGATGCGCCGGAATATGTCATCGGGGACATGATCTCGCCGGTGAAGGCCGCTGTCGGCCCCGGCTACGGCGCGTTGGATGATCGGCTGACAGCGGCCATCCACCTGCGCTTCGGCCTACCCGCCGTGCTGCCGAAATCGGTGAAGATGCTGATCAAACGGGCCGACAAGATCTCGGCCTGGCTGGAGGCGACGCAATTGGCCGGGTTCGACGCAAAGGAGGCCGACAAGTTCTTCGGCCACCCTGATCAGGGCGTCATCGACGGCTTGACCCTGCACCTTCGCCCCCCTGCACAGGTTCGCGCCGATTTCACGAAACGCCACAAATCGCTGTTGGAGGCCCTATGA
- a CDS encoding VPLPA-CTERM sorting domain-containing protein yields MTFLTTLRAIVGAAALSLIAGAASASTMTFADLSLSGDFTHTDEVTVCPFGCFTIPIPSIGTANGSISGNLYGNTSIVRAYTLTYDLSATWNGSTESASGAIDIPLAFSIDDVLASFGALVGSTGPVSAVTPIGAFASSGLTITPTSINGDFGFILGGPIFEDFADFVGLSGNQSGSVQANFALVAAIPLPASSVLLVFGLGGMVVVGRRRRMAA; encoded by the coding sequence ATGACATTTTTAACGACACTTAGAGCCATCGTCGGCGCAGCCGCATTGTCCTTGATCGCAGGCGCCGCCAGCGCGTCGACCATGACATTTGCGGACTTGAGCTTGTCCGGCGATTTCACGCACACTGATGAGGTTACAGTTTGCCCATTTGGTTGCTTCACGATCCCGATCCCATCAATCGGCACGGCTAACGGGTCTATTTCTGGCAATCTCTACGGCAACACGTCAATTGTTCGGGCTTACACCCTGACGTACGATCTGTCCGCGACATGGAATGGCTCGACCGAAAGCGCGAGCGGCGCCATCGACATTCCCTTGGCCTTTTCGATCGATGACGTCCTTGCGTCTTTCGGCGCCTTGGTCGGGTCGACTGGCCCAGTGTCTGCCGTGACTCCCATCGGGGCTTTTGCGTCCAGCGGTCTCACGATCACGCCGACCTCCATCAACGGTGACTTCGGGTTTATTCTTGGCGGTCCGATTTTCGAGGACTTTGCTGACTTCGTTGGCCTGTCCGGCAACCAGTCCGGTTCGGTCCAGGCAAACTTCGCCCTTGTCGCAGCTATCCCATTGCCCGCATCATCGGTGCTGCTGGTCTTTGGCCTCGGCGGCATGGTCGTAGTCGGCCGACGCCGCCGCATGGCAGCCTAG